In Rheinheimera sp. MM224, one DNA window encodes the following:
- a CDS encoding type II and III secretion system protein yields the protein MHQGIPFPAKQLSSIAVSMAICSLVACTATTKSFDSSDNQGSATAASERYLPKPFSPAQQNLKTGVEALTHGDARKANQAFNTAISLDMQNAALHTANALAYQIRSRNGERDLFDLAETGFLIALEQQHDSQNAILQLAHLYLENKQYKQAQLAAAYALKLDAADPESLQLLASASYYLGETELALWSVQRLQEIAPTDVTTNRISPIIYGSAGLTAQASDGYERILLNLSEHDQQKLNQRLRQWQSAYQLSGTASIGDLSGAAALSQAVAASSEDTKAASGPLVYAWSDCVQRLTPVAEESDEDYSSDDSSTQGVAVDETKVLPSLPSPCIGKPLPQMAVIDVVILRNNELNTSSTGLNLLDNLAVSIQNSSNKVTTTTSGEASVTNTTLTRDIGLGTSAGGAIAYSLNIANVTEQTTEVVARPSLLVLDRQSAQFFSGSNIAVGLAGSDGGSSSFNQINVGVSLSVTPTFIDNEHMLLNVKAARTFFEPITGSSTFSQSIQTSRNTVSAATSVRVNETLILSGLVESEVITGSSGVPLIKDIPGVKNLFSKNTQQVFKKSVLILITPRRVPSYDRTLQGAEEEQAKAEESPETIKQLRQFAQQELSEKWPELATHIQPMSRKVRAFNARTNDIQLDDWSALPRMKNILQEVTAP from the coding sequence ATGCATCAAGGGATCCCATTTCCGGCGAAACAGCTTTCTTCCATTGCGGTGTCAATGGCGATTTGCAGTTTAGTGGCATGCACAGCCACAACAAAGTCTTTTGACAGCTCCGACAACCAGGGCTCTGCAACTGCTGCCAGCGAACGTTATCTGCCAAAACCATTTAGTCCGGCACAGCAAAATCTAAAGACTGGCGTAGAAGCTTTGACTCATGGCGATGCCAGAAAAGCGAATCAGGCCTTTAATACCGCTATTTCTCTGGATATGCAAAATGCGGCTTTGCATACAGCCAATGCGCTGGCCTATCAGATCAGAAGCCGTAACGGTGAACGCGACTTGTTTGATCTGGCAGAAACCGGCTTTTTAATTGCGCTGGAGCAACAACACGATTCACAAAACGCCATTTTGCAACTTGCCCATTTGTATCTTGAAAACAAACAATACAAACAAGCTCAGCTTGCGGCAGCTTATGCTCTGAAACTAGACGCCGCAGATCCGGAATCCTTACAACTGCTTGCCAGTGCGTCTTATTATCTGGGGGAAACCGAATTGGCATTGTGGTCAGTGCAGAGGCTTCAAGAGATTGCCCCGACAGACGTAACCACAAACCGCATCAGCCCTATTATTTATGGTTCAGCCGGATTAACAGCGCAAGCCTCAGACGGCTATGAACGGATCCTTCTCAATCTGTCTGAACATGATCAACAAAAACTAAACCAGCGCCTAAGACAATGGCAATCAGCTTATCAGTTGAGTGGCACAGCAAGCATAGGGGATCTGTCAGGAGCAGCAGCTTTATCTCAAGCTGTCGCAGCAAGCAGTGAAGATACAAAGGCGGCTTCAGGCCCGCTGGTTTATGCCTGGTCAGATTGTGTGCAACGCCTTACACCAGTAGCAGAGGAAAGCGATGAGGATTACAGCTCTGATGATTCATCCACACAAGGTGTAGCAGTGGACGAAACCAAAGTATTGCCTAGTCTGCCCTCCCCTTGTATTGGCAAACCTTTGCCGCAGATGGCTGTGATTGATGTGGTGATCCTCCGTAATAACGAGCTTAATACCTCGAGCACAGGCTTAAACCTGCTGGATAATCTTGCTGTCAGTATCCAGAACTCATCCAATAAAGTGACCACCACCACCTCAGGTGAAGCCAGCGTCACCAACACCACCTTAACCAGGGACATTGGTTTAGGAACCTCTGCAGGCGGTGCCATTGCCTATTCGCTGAATATCGCCAATGTGACAGAACAAACAACAGAAGTTGTAGCCCGGCCTAGCCTATTAGTACTGGACCGACAGTCCGCTCAATTTTTTTCAGGATCTAACATTGCGGTTGGACTGGCAGGCAGCGATGGCGGTTCAAGTTCATTTAATCAAATCAATGTTGGGGTCAGCCTGTCTGTCACTCCGACTTTTATTGATAACGAACATATGCTGCTGAATGTTAAAGCCGCCCGAACCTTTTTTGAGCCTATTACTGGCTCATCTACCTTTTCGCAATCTATTCAGACCTCACGAAATACGGTCTCGGCAGCAACCAGTGTTCGTGTGAACGAAACGCTGATTTTATCGGGCCTGGTGGAAAGTGAAGTGATCACCGGAAGCTCTGGTGTACCGCTGATTAAAGATATACCTGGTGTCAAAAATCTGTTTTCAAAAAACACTCAACAAGTCTTCAAAAAATCTGTGCTGATCCTGATCACTCCAAGACGAGTGCCAAGTTACGACAGAACGCTACAAGGCGCTGAAGAAGAACAGGCTAAAGCTGAAGAGTCACCAGAGACCATAAAGCAGTTGCGGCAGTTTGCTCAGCAGGAACTCAGTGAAAAATGGCCTGAACTGGCCACCCATATCCAGCCGATGTCACGCAAGGTCAGAGCATTTAACGCCAGAACAAACGACATCCAACTGGATGACTGGTCTGCATTACCACGCATGAAAAATATCTTGCAAGAGGTGACGGCCCCTTAA
- a CDS encoding response regulator: MPQQINPSVVRIALVDDDTGFQTAVAEALKLASDMLLVSVGGTLAAGLKLLKSPPVDILIVDLGLPDGSGITLVQQAYQQWPTCNIMVSTTFADESNVMKSLEAGATGYLLKDSSQQNLINEIRSLYSGGSPISPLIARKILMRFRPDPKLVKAAPPTEESCVTLSAREQEVLELITKGFTSNEIATLISVSHHTVLTFVRRIYAKLKVNSKTEAIYEARIQGLLDK; encoded by the coding sequence ATGCCGCAGCAAATAAATCCATCTGTAGTGCGGATTGCACTGGTGGATGACGATACAGGTTTTCAAACTGCGGTAGCAGAGGCACTCAAGCTGGCATCAGACATGTTATTGGTGTCGGTCGGCGGCACACTTGCCGCTGGTTTGAAATTACTCAAATCGCCGCCCGTCGATATACTCATCGTAGATTTAGGCTTACCTGACGGTTCAGGTATCACTCTGGTGCAGCAGGCTTATCAACAATGGCCGACCTGCAATATTATGGTCAGTACGACCTTTGCTGATGAGTCCAATGTGATGAAATCGCTGGAGGCAGGTGCGACTGGTTATTTATTAAAAGACAGCAGCCAACAAAATTTAATCAATGAAATACGTAGTTTATACTCAGGCGGCAGCCCCATTAGTCCGTTGATTGCCCGTAAAATCCTGATGAGGTTTCGGCCAGACCCAAAGCTGGTCAAAGCAGCTCCCCCAACAGAGGAAAGCTGTGTTACGCTTTCAGCGCGTGAACAGGAAGTGCTGGAACTTATTACGAAAGGTTTTACCTCCAATGAAATTGCGACACTGATTTCAGTCTCACACCATACTGTGCTTACTTTTGTCAGACGTATTTACGCCAAGCTGAAAGTAAACTCTAAAACCGAAGCTATATACGAAGCCCGTATTCAGGGATTGTTGGACAAATAG
- a CDS encoding sensor histidine kinase has product MHNPFRFAEQSILQQQLTLVMGHFRSTLVIIPICLLIWWNLSNEANTPYMHWWAAAAISSNLLLQLYSWYYLRQESLSTNTRRIALIYSLLHLLDGAMWGLVTWLVLGNVSAVQGILLMAVFAGMLGGSLATLSPVPLFYLAFSLPQVVGMTSKLWSMEDVSYRSLCIAVLLYFVALLGQLFNSTKTTLSAINMKFELASSNAKLRDIEKSQTLEQERQRLMQEMHDGLGSSLVSALRVVENGKMQSGELAAVLKDCIDDLKLAIDSIEPVDDDLLLLLATLRFRLGSRLENTGIRLHWKVSKIPPLDWLDPRSSLHVLRILQEAFTNIIKHTKATEVTLTTSEVEDFVMVKITDNGSGFELNEALHNGGRGLASQLHRAQAIGAEVSWLSDPHQTSVMLKLPIKQKAFPG; this is encoded by the coding sequence ATGCATAACCCTTTTCGCTTTGCTGAACAATCAATACTGCAGCAGCAACTTACTCTGGTGATGGGGCATTTTCGCAGCACATTGGTGATTATTCCTATTTGTTTGTTGATCTGGTGGAATCTGTCGAATGAGGCGAATACGCCTTATATGCACTGGTGGGCCGCAGCAGCCATTTCGTCAAACCTGCTACTGCAACTTTATAGCTGGTATTATCTGAGGCAGGAGTCTCTGAGCACAAACACCAGACGTATTGCCTTGATTTATAGTTTACTGCATCTGCTTGACGGTGCTATGTGGGGGCTGGTGACCTGGTTGGTGCTGGGGAATGTCAGTGCTGTTCAAGGCATTTTACTGATGGCCGTTTTTGCCGGTATGTTGGGCGGCAGTCTGGCAACATTATCGCCTGTCCCTCTGTTTTATCTCGCATTTTCTCTGCCACAGGTAGTGGGTATGACCTCTAAGCTCTGGAGTATGGAGGACGTCAGTTACCGCTCATTGTGCATTGCTGTGTTGTTGTATTTTGTTGCTCTGCTGGGGCAGCTATTCAACAGCACCAAAACGACGTTGTCAGCCATTAACATGAAGTTTGAACTGGCCAGTAGCAATGCAAAATTGCGCGACATTGAAAAATCTCAAACCCTTGAACAAGAACGACAACGCCTGATGCAGGAGATGCATGACGGTTTGGGCTCCTCTTTGGTCAGCGCGTTACGTGTGGTTGAGAATGGTAAGATGCAGTCAGGTGAATTAGCTGCGGTGCTGAAGGATTGCATCGACGATCTGAAGCTGGCTATTGACTCGATCGAGCCAGTTGATGATGATTTATTATTGCTGCTGGCCACGTTGAGGTTTCGTCTGGGATCACGGCTTGAAAACACCGGTATTCGTCTTCACTGGAAAGTGTCAAAGATCCCACCATTGGACTGGCTCGACCCCAGAAGTTCGTTACACGTTTTACGTATTTTGCAGGAAGCGTTCACCAATATTATTAAGCATACCAAGGCAACTGAAGTGACTCTGACGACCAGCGAGGTTGAGGATTTTGTGATGGTAAAAATTACAGATAATGGTAGCGGATTTGAGTTGAATGAAGCGCTGCACAATGGAGGTCGGGGCCTGGCCAGTCAACTGCACAGGGCTCAGGCTATTGGTGCCGAAGTGAGTTGGTTATCAGATCCCCATCAGACATCAGTGATGCTCAAATTACCGATCAAGCAAAAGGCTTTTCCCGGATAA
- a CDS encoding chemotaxis protein CheV, giving the protein MTSLMNSVDQRTNIVGQNRLELLMFRLHGPQPYGINVFKVREVIRCPELSELPGANPNVRGIAHLRGVPVTVIDLSQATGGKPISDLSNAFILVTEYNRNTQGFLVGGVDRIVNVNWEQILPPPHGAGRTHYLTAVTEVDKKLVQIIDVEKVFSEISPVDETVSESVKEKAKNADFKDLTVLVADDSAVARNQVKRALSTIGINVETVNDGRLALNWLEAKAQELGGDISGKVPLIISDIEMPEMDGYTLTAEVKANEHLRNVHIILHSSLSGVFNEAMVKKVGADQFIAKFHPDELVSAVQQWMNS; this is encoded by the coding sequence ATGACCAGTTTGATGAATTCAGTTGACCAACGCACCAATATTGTTGGTCAAAATCGCCTCGAACTTCTAATGTTTCGTCTGCATGGGCCTCAGCCTTATGGCATTAATGTGTTCAAAGTACGTGAAGTGATTCGTTGTCCTGAACTCAGCGAACTGCCAGGCGCCAACCCTAATGTACGTGGTATAGCGCATTTACGCGGCGTGCCAGTTACAGTCATCGATTTAAGTCAGGCCACTGGCGGTAAACCTATTTCCGACTTATCCAATGCCTTTATTCTGGTGACTGAATACAACCGTAATACCCAGGGCTTTTTAGTCGGCGGCGTCGACCGTATTGTCAACGTGAACTGGGAGCAAATTTTACCTCCGCCTCATGGGGCAGGTCGTACGCATTATTTAACGGCTGTGACTGAAGTTGATAAAAAACTGGTGCAAATTATTGATGTAGAGAAAGTATTCTCTGAAATTTCTCCTGTTGATGAAACGGTCAGTGAGTCGGTGAAAGAAAAAGCCAAAAACGCTGACTTCAAAGATTTAACCGTATTAGTGGCTGATGACTCAGCTGTTGCCCGTAATCAGGTCAAACGAGCCTTGTCTACCATAGGTATTAATGTGGAGACTGTGAATGATGGTCGTCTGGCACTAAACTGGCTGGAAGCTAAAGCGCAGGAGTTGGGTGGTGATATCTCTGGCAAAGTACCACTGATTATTTCTGATATCGAAATGCCGGAAATGGATGGCTACACCTTAACAGCTGAAGTGAAAGCCAATGAACATTTACGTAATGTGCATATCATTCTGCACTCCTCCTTAAGTGGTGTCTTTAACGAAGCCATGGTGAAAAAAGTAGGTGCCGATCAGTTTATTGCCAAGTTTCACCCTGATGAACTGGTGTCTGCTGTACAACAGTGGATGAACAGTTAG
- a CDS encoding helix-turn-helix domain-containing protein, which translates to MQESIDLLLRQWGTLIQSCRAERESQSQFAKRLGVGRSTVSALENGSAQVAVGTYLQAMLVLGLAGSFADWLSQQEQEQQRQRFRHSALRLDNDF; encoded by the coding sequence ATGCAAGAATCCATTGATTTACTTCTGAGACAGTGGGGAACTTTAATCCAGAGTTGCCGGGCTGAACGCGAAAGCCAAAGTCAGTTCGCCAAACGTCTGGGCGTGGGCCGTTCCACTGTCTCTGCATTGGAGAATGGCAGTGCTCAGGTGGCTGTAGGTACCTATCTGCAGGCTATGCTGGTGCTGGGACTGGCAGGCTCTTTTGCCGACTGGTTAAGTCAGCAGGAGCAGGAACAGCAAAGGCAACGTTTTCGGCATTCGGCACTGAGGCTGGATAATGATTTCTGA
- a CDS encoding type II toxin-antitoxin system HipA family toxin, with protein MISDPLKPRCYVFVEGLQAEAVICAVFELDLASGTGYFRYGKSWLERPDAFPLDPLHLPLSEQEFICRLPKAVFGVLSDAAPDSWGRKLMLSLHSTKPQHEVDFLLAGSGEGVGALAFSLSRHQAKKKIAKNQFADLQSLIQSKNDVLTHNSLSAEAKKSLEYGISMGGARPKSSVQDRDALYLVKFNKVDDLVNMARVEHATLTLAQQFGIRVAKSKVVQTGFEDVLLIERFDRSASQIHSHFISAESLFSEQKVSELSLKSSYGYPALAEILRQYSSEPSDSEELFRRMLFNLLIGNTDDHGRNHALLLDLTSKNWRLSPAYDMLPVNNSRQHAMGLGDFGRVGSVENALSQCSRFGVKPNKARQIVAEAEQVVLSWPQHFSKAGVSMADIEVLKAMIPH; from the coding sequence ATGATTTCTGATCCACTTAAACCCCGTTGTTATGTGTTTGTTGAAGGCCTGCAAGCTGAAGCTGTGATCTGTGCTGTATTTGAGCTCGATCTGGCTTCAGGCACAGGCTACTTCCGTTACGGTAAATCCTGGTTAGAACGCCCTGATGCTTTCCCGCTGGACCCATTGCATTTGCCTTTGTCTGAGCAGGAATTTATTTGTCGTCTGCCAAAAGCCGTTTTTGGTGTCTTGTCTGATGCAGCCCCTGATAGCTGGGGTCGTAAACTGATGTTGTCACTGCACAGCACTAAACCTCAACATGAAGTCGATTTTTTGCTGGCTGGTAGCGGTGAAGGAGTAGGCGCCTTAGCCTTTAGTTTGTCGCGGCATCAAGCGAAAAAGAAAATAGCTAAAAACCAATTTGCTGATTTACAAAGCCTGATCCAAAGTAAAAATGATGTACTGACCCACAACAGCTTAAGCGCAGAAGCGAAAAAATCGCTGGAATACGGCATTAGCATGGGCGGCGCCCGGCCCAAATCTTCGGTGCAGGATCGCGATGCTTTGTATCTGGTTAAATTTAACAAAGTCGATGACTTAGTGAATATGGCCAGAGTTGAACACGCCACTTTAACCCTGGCACAGCAGTTTGGAATTCGGGTGGCAAAAAGCAAGGTGGTACAAACTGGCTTTGAGGATGTTCTGTTGATCGAGCGTTTTGATCGCAGTGCCAGTCAAATCCACTCTCATTTTATCAGCGCTGAATCGTTGTTCTCGGAACAGAAGGTATCTGAGCTGAGCTTAAAAAGCAGTTATGGTTATCCGGCTTTGGCTGAAATTTTACGCCAGTACAGTAGTGAGCCTTCAGACAGTGAGGAACTGTTTCGGCGTATGCTGTTTAATCTACTGATAGGCAATACGGACGATCATGGGCGCAACCACGCTTTATTGCTGGATTTGACCAGCAAAAACTGGCGTTTGTCACCTGCCTACGACATGCTGCCAGTGAATAATTCGCGCCAGCATGCAATGGGGCTTGGAGACTTTGGCCGTGTCGGCTCAGTGGAAAATGCCTTAAGCCAATGCAGCCGTTTTGGTGTAAAACCAAATAAAGCCAGGCAGATAGTGGCAGAGGCAGAGCAAGTGGTTTTGAGCTGGCCGCAGCATTTTAGCAAGGCTGGTGTTTCAATGGCCGACATTGAAGTGCTAAAAGCTATGATCCCACACTGA
- a CDS encoding J domain-containing protein: MINYFRILGVKASANEDEIKKAYKRLSNKYHPDKLLNLTEDEKEQAGAQLQRVKEAYDVLSDAKKRAAFIKDFNNVIVPDPTAAMKELWDSYYPSVKG; the protein is encoded by the coding sequence ATGATTAATTATTTTCGCATTTTGGGCGTGAAAGCCAGCGCCAATGAAGACGAGATTAAAAAAGCCTACAAGCGTTTATCCAACAAATACCACCCGGATAAGCTGCTGAATTTAACTGAAGATGAAAAAGAGCAGGCTGGCGCACAATTACAACGGGTAAAAGAAGCCTATGATGTATTGTCTGATGCCAAAAAACGCGCGGCTTTTATTAAAGATTTTAATAATGTGATAGTGCCGGACCCGACCGCAGCGATGAAAGAGCTGTGGGATAGTTATTACCCGTCCGTAAAAGGTTAA
- the atcA gene encoding cold adaptation protein AtcA, which produces MSKTFDKNRLEALKTDAYENIESYNDPDTPKALEKFTSQIKSILQADPKMLHSVPEYLPVALFGRVKFTPEANLKWSAWLAKNTMPVWDEFKTSVAFNNADLPLVKTIREFNEDLLIESCAVLFMLNNHIAAAPGPRNTDDDEDDDSDESSFRNDADDDYEGNDDEEEGYDNQYDEITFNREGR; this is translated from the coding sequence ATGAGCAAAACATTCGACAAAAACCGTTTAGAAGCGTTAAAAACTGACGCTTACGAAAATATAGAGTCTTATAACGATCCGGATACGCCAAAAGCGCTGGAAAAATTTACCAGCCAAATCAAAAGCATTTTACAGGCCGATCCGAAGATGTTGCATTCAGTGCCTGAATATTTGCCTGTGGCTTTATTTGGTCGCGTTAAATTTACCCCTGAAGCCAACCTGAAATGGTCTGCGTGGCTTGCTAAAAACACTATGCCGGTATGGGATGAGTTTAAGACGTCTGTGGCTTTTAATAATGCCGATTTACCGCTGGTCAAAACCATTCGTGAATTTAACGAAGATTTACTGATCGAAAGCTGTGCTGTGCTTTTTATGCTGAATAATCATATAGCAGCAGCGCCAGGTCCACGTAATACAGATGACGACGAAGACGATGATTCAGATGAGTCCTCGTTCCGCAATGACGCTGATGATGATTACGAAGGCAATGATGACGAAGAAGAAGGCTACGATAACCAATACGATGAAATCACCTTTAACCGGGAAGGTCGCTGA
- the atcB gene encoding cold adaptation protein AtcB: MNSLIEIAVAEIKELAIVEPKQASKKFELMANTMSDAQLVEVIENIDIVTLTQINSQHDISFPSIISELMTPEKIRDIVCQQPLYWEEKIKNNAEDLKQHTFDFLTYLIRTQDSETKQAEILEAIAEDPAGLFYLSIPFIELYRGEVIEDEDEVHDLLHEEEEDLEEAISYTERHLNEEVHGLGYDDPRSLLALIRQLTPQVEQAIKNLVRNENSGWEHIINKFAAELVMQAKEKNQSTDEYAEVDDMFSFLD; the protein is encoded by the coding sequence ATGAATAGTCTGATTGAAATTGCCGTTGCGGAAATTAAAGAACTCGCCATTGTTGAGCCGAAACAGGCCAGCAAAAAGTTTGAGCTGATGGCCAACACCATGTCGGACGCTCAACTGGTTGAAGTGATTGAAAACATTGATATTGTGACTCTGACCCAAATTAACAGTCAGCACGATATTTCGTTCCCTTCGATTATTTCTGAGTTGATGACACCGGAAAAAATCCGCGACATCGTCTGCCAGCAGCCCTTGTACTGGGAAGAGAAAATCAAAAACAATGCTGAAGATTTAAAACAGCATACCTTTGATTTTTTAACTTATCTTATTCGTACTCAGGACAGTGAAACCAAGCAGGCTGAAATTCTCGAAGCCATAGCTGAAGATCCAGCTGGTTTATTTTATTTGTCTATTCCTTTTATCGAGCTGTACCGCGGCGAAGTGATTGAAGATGAAGACGAAGTGCATGATTTATTGCACGAGGAAGAAGAAGATTTAGAAGAAGCCATCAGCTACACCGAACGCCATCTGAACGAAGAAGTGCATGGCTTGGGTTACGATGACCCACGCAGCTTATTGGCACTGATCCGCCAGTTAACACCGCAGGTTGAGCAAGCGATTAAAAATCTGGTGCGTAACGAAAACTCCGGCTGGGAACATATTATTAATAAGTTTGCCGCTGAGCTTGTGATGCAAGCTAAAGAGAAAAACCAGTCCACAGACGAATACGCCGAAGTGGACGATATGTTTAGTTTCCTCGATTAA
- the atcC gene encoding cold adaptation protein AtcC — translation MQLVVRDANQGPFLTKVLNYAKAEQKLSEAQLEQVKSKAVLMSLKFADKFYNKYKMHLLEQAAHDIIGVASLGLAELSDHDLDKALALLISPEGIVKPFQKGWSMLSQVSLLTPNRKSLYGEVEEQLLQDIASPPDIEEWQGVAVYQQALRESRRRQAISVVKQTYFYHTQLDPFEHFNLEDMLAEVVLYRLCTKGGKVKQDLKQRLRDIDLADEWFDVTFIKAHTDQVLSLLPAGFSEAVTVELGENFHAALVRTLQFAKGYKKLLAENASPERRDAYEHKQGMLNPLLGWPQYIEM, via the coding sequence ATGCAGTTAGTGGTGCGGGATGCCAATCAGGGGCCTTTTTTAACTAAGGTGCTGAATTACGCCAAAGCAGAGCAAAAACTCTCGGAAGCGCAGCTGGAGCAAGTCAAAAGCAAAGCTGTGCTAATGAGCCTGAAGTTTGCTGACAAGTTTTACAACAAATACAAAATGCATCTGTTAGAACAAGCTGCCCACGATATTATTGGTGTAGCGAGTTTGGGCCTGGCAGAACTCTCAGATCATGATTTGGACAAGGCCCTGGCCTTGCTGATAAGCCCCGAAGGTATAGTTAAACCTTTTCAAAAAGGTTGGAGTATGTTGTCGCAAGTCAGCTTACTGACGCCTAATCGCAAATCGTTGTACGGTGAAGTGGAAGAGCAGTTGCTGCAGGATATCGCTAGTCCACCCGACATTGAAGAGTGGCAAGGTGTGGCAGTATATCAGCAGGCGCTGCGTGAATCACGTCGTCGTCAGGCCATCAGTGTGGTGAAACAAACTTATTTCTACCATACCCAGCTTGATCCGTTCGAGCACTTCAACCTTGAAGATATGTTGGCTGAAGTAGTGCTGTATCGTCTTTGCACTAAAGGCGGCAAGGTGAAACAGGATTTAAAGCAACGGTTACGCGATATCGATTTAGCCGATGAATGGTTTGACGTAACCTTTATTAAAGCTCATACCGATCAAGTGCTTAGCTTATTACCTGCTGGTTTTTCAGAGGCTGTGACTGTGGAGCTGGGTGAAAACTTTCATGCAGCTTTAGTTCGCACTTTGCAGTTTGCCAAAGGCTATAAAAAGCTGTTGGCAGAGAATGCTTCACCAGAGCGCCGTGACGCTTATGAGCATAAGCAGGGCATGCTAAACCCTCTTTTAGGCTGGCCTCAATATATCGAAATGTAA
- a CDS encoding DUF3080 domain-containing protein, translating into MAKFYSSNRQRPFTKVLSLVAVVFVLTGCSDPALSLMDDYTSRLSRTLALELQDPAPLDLQPLPSITTTRADITESSISLVELVATRACGLDLLLGERNSSLGKVMAPSQRLKYELAFLKQVQPCLTHPDIAPDLQQKLAAIASDKAALIDKHWQNFLQQDETLRQQLHPYRNLSEPNSVAGVAETMQALHSLLALQKSIVQQNWQQASSTNPEQALEALYKANTLSQLQQSLRFSQNWLQSLNQQLEQLDLKAQCPAGKSSDKAEILNTILLQYFIGKVQVYLAQVDGTYQQLYPLLLQLYQGTALAQPISQRFEVPNTELKAELRRHVIWWKAVQQQCPKS; encoded by the coding sequence ATGGCAAAATTTTACAGCAGCAACAGGCAACGACCTTTCACTAAAGTATTGAGCCTGGTTGCTGTTGTTTTTGTGTTAACTGGCTGCAGCGATCCAGCCCTATCCCTCATGGACGACTATACCAGCAGGCTTAGTCGCACTTTGGCGCTGGAACTACAAGACCCAGCGCCGCTGGATTTACAGCCACTTCCCTCCATCACAACGACCAGAGCCGATATCACAGAGAGCAGCATTAGTTTGGTCGAGTTAGTGGCTACCCGGGCTTGTGGCCTGGATTTATTGCTGGGTGAACGTAATAGCAGCCTGGGTAAGGTCATGGCGCCAAGTCAGCGTTTAAAGTACGAACTGGCGTTTTTAAAGCAGGTGCAACCTTGTTTAACCCATCCGGATATTGCGCCCGATTTACAACAAAAATTGGCTGCCATTGCCTCTGACAAAGCAGCGCTTATCGATAAACATTGGCAAAATTTTTTGCAGCAGGATGAGACTTTGCGTCAACAACTGCACCCCTATCGTAACTTGTCAGAACCCAATTCAGTCGCAGGCGTGGCTGAAACTATGCAAGCCTTACATTCCTTGCTTGCGCTGCAAAAAAGTATTGTTCAGCAGAACTGGCAGCAGGCAAGTAGCACCAATCCCGAACAGGCTTTGGAAGCTTTATACAAGGCCAATACGCTAAGCCAGTTACAACAAAGCTTACGCTTTAGCCAAAACTGGCTGCAAAGCTTAAATCAGCAGTTAGAACAGCTTGATTTAAAAGCCCAGTGCCCTGCCGGTAAAAGCTCAGACAAAGCAGAGATTCTGAATACCATTTTACTGCAGTATTTTATCGGTAAAGTGCAGGTGTATCTGGCGCAGGTGGATGGCACTTATCAGCAGTTGTATCCACTGCTGCTACAGCTTTATCAGGGCACAGCCTTGGCGCAACCTATTTCGCAACGCTTCGAGGTCCCTAATACTGAATTAAAAGCAGAGTTAAGACGTCATGTGATCTGGTGGAAAGCAGTACAGCAGCAGTGCCCAAAATCGTAG